One part of the Halobacteria archaeon AArc-dxtr1 genome encodes these proteins:
- a CDS encoding iron-containing alcohol dehydrogenase family protein yields MLPVPDAFEYEHRGCELVYGRGCIDGLGAVLAEHNRERALIVCGANVGANDALMNPIRDGLGERHVGTYDGTTPAKTAESAFEAIETAEHADADVLVGVGGGSSLDIARQAAAFAADDRSLADLRREAREEGTVRPPESDGSAASDDDRPDVVVIPTTFAGADVSSGGSLEVLSANESSTGQPVTISGSAMPIADFADPALFETTPTRVLAGSAMNGLDKGIETPYARNATPVSDATAIHGLRLLSEALPRVVGSDSGAEATDPGTDPAPMDRAVAGSLLVQLDRKLSVIHAFGHGFARRYDVQQGAVHAVLAPHVLRYLFSRVDASRELLAAGLGVDPGGLSEAELGEAVVDAVAELRDALGQPTRLRDLPETEREELPAVAEFIVEDYFMDNAPAGLEPTPAGIEAVLNDAW; encoded by the coding sequence ATGCTCCCCGTTCCGGACGCCTTCGAGTACGAGCATCGGGGCTGTGAACTGGTCTACGGCCGCGGCTGCATCGACGGACTTGGCGCCGTTCTCGCCGAACACAACAGAGAGCGCGCGCTGATCGTCTGTGGCGCAAACGTGGGCGCCAACGACGCCCTGATGAACCCCATCCGCGACGGCCTCGGCGAACGCCACGTTGGCACATACGACGGGACGACGCCGGCCAAGACCGCCGAGTCGGCGTTCGAGGCGATCGAAACGGCCGAGCACGCAGACGCCGACGTCCTCGTCGGCGTCGGCGGCGGCAGTAGTTTAGATATCGCCCGCCAGGCGGCCGCCTTCGCGGCCGACGACCGGTCGCTCGCGGATCTCCGCCGCGAGGCTCGCGAGGAGGGAACAGTCCGTCCGCCTGAGTCGGACGGGTCGGCCGCATCCGACGATGATCGCCCCGACGTCGTCGTGATTCCCACCACCTTCGCCGGCGCCGACGTTTCAAGCGGCGGTTCGCTCGAGGTCCTCTCGGCCAACGAATCATCCACGGGACAGCCCGTCACGATCTCGGGCTCTGCGATGCCGATCGCCGATTTCGCCGATCCCGCGCTCTTCGAGACGACGCCTACGCGCGTCCTGGCGGGATCCGCGATGAATGGCCTCGACAAGGGAATCGAGACGCCCTATGCCCGGAACGCGACACCGGTCAGCGACGCGACGGCGATCCACGGACTGAGATTGCTCTCCGAGGCGCTCCCGCGGGTCGTCGGCAGCGACTCGGGCGCGGAAGCCACCGACCCCGGTACCGATCCGGCGCCGATGGACCGCGCCGTCGCGGGCTCGCTGCTCGTCCAGCTCGACCGAAAGCTCTCGGTGATCCACGCCTTCGGCCACGGCTTTGCTCGCCGGTACGACGTCCAGCAGGGGGCTGTCCACGCCGTCCTCGCCCCGCACGTCCTCCGATACCTCTTCTCCCGCGTCGACGCGAGCCGCGAGCTGTTGGCAGCCGGGCTCGGCGTCGATCCGGGCGGACTCTCCGAAGCGGAACTCGGCGAGGCGGTCGTCGACGCGGTTGCGGAGCTCCGGGACGCGCTCGGCCAGCCCACCCGGCTGCGCGACCTGCCCGAGACCGAGCGCGAGGAGCTGCCGGCGGTCGCCGAATTCATCGTCGAAGATTACTTCATGGACAACGCACCGGCAGGGCTGGAGCCGACGCCGGCGGGAAT
- a CDS encoding phosphatase PAP2 family protein — translation MTGKGRDLPTPLWDPEVNRTIQESLPTVVVDAFGVLTRLGDGATLVALAVLLYWFGAERNRAQRAMVLAVAVATLALVAGMKGILEVQRPLYAAEPALPLAPAEYGGWSTPSAHAMGAAAVYGALAVVMDVGTRRQRYLGAGFLVVTVPLSRVVLGVHYIGDVVLGAALGLLLVAVALRITTDSVTPMFGLSLVIALAALTLGSQEFTEMAIGASLGGLVVWHVVKDRTANPMGASMLLLGLLVLLALALVRLLDVLIAVDGGITLAGTVTVSFVSIAQTVGYAIAFGGAIAVPFVAARLNDTEAVRQLQTALPFEGRTVDLDAVGEEPAVSNGNAGE, via the coding sequence ATGACTGGCAAGGGCAGAGACCTCCCCACGCCGCTCTGGGATCCGGAGGTAAACAGGACGATCCAGGAGTCGCTTCCCACCGTCGTCGTCGACGCCTTCGGCGTCCTGACAAGACTCGGCGATGGGGCGACGCTCGTCGCTCTCGCCGTCCTCCTGTACTGGTTCGGCGCCGAACGCAACCGCGCCCAGCGGGCGATGGTCCTCGCGGTCGCCGTCGCGACGCTCGCGCTGGTGGCGGGCATGAAAGGCATTCTCGAGGTCCAGCGACCGCTGTACGCTGCCGAACCGGCGCTCCCGCTCGCGCCGGCGGAGTACGGCGGCTGGAGCACGCCGAGTGCGCACGCGATGGGTGCGGCCGCGGTGTACGGCGCGCTTGCGGTCGTCATGGACGTGGGAACACGCCGACAGCGTTATCTCGGGGCCGGCTTCCTCGTCGTCACGGTCCCCCTCTCGCGGGTCGTTCTCGGCGTCCACTACATCGGAGATGTCGTCCTTGGCGCGGCACTTGGTCTCCTGCTCGTCGCGGTCGCCCTCCGGATCACGACCGACTCGGTCACCCCCATGTTCGGCCTGTCGCTCGTGATCGCGCTCGCGGCGCTCACACTCGGTTCTCAGGAGTTCACCGAGATGGCGATCGGGGCTTCGCTTGGCGGACTCGTCGTCTGGCACGTGGTCAAAGATCGGACGGCCAATCCGATGGGGGCCTCGATGCTCCTGCTGGGCCTGCTCGTCCTGCTCGCGCTTGCCCTCGTTCGTCTCCTCGATGTGTTGATCGCCGTCGACGGCGGGATCACACTCGCCGGCACGGTGACGGTGAGTTTCGTCTCGATCGCCCAGACGGTGGGTTACGCGATCGCCTTCGGCGGGGCGATCGCCGTGCCGTTCGTCGCCGCGAGGCTGAACGATACCGAGGCGGTTCGTCAGCTGCAGACGGCGCTTCCGTTCGAGGGCCGAACCGTCGACCTTGACGCGGTTGGCGAGGAGCCGGCGGTCAGTAATGGAAACGCGGGAGAATAG
- a CDS encoding DUF4177 domain-containing protein, whose amino-acid sequence MTTSRRSVWEYETVRPPREATMEEASDPEELLNEYGREGWELVSTIEYTGGGTKYLVFKRPADGNTNE is encoded by the coding sequence ATGACGACAAGCCGGAGGAGCGTCTGGGAGTACGAGACGGTCCGGCCACCTCGCGAGGCGACAATGGAGGAAGCGAGCGATCCTGAGGAACTCCTTAACGAGTACGGGCGGGAGGGGTGGGAGCTCGTCAGTACGATCGAGTACACCGGAGGCGGTACCAAGTACCTCGTGTTCAAGCGACCGGCGGATGGTAATACCAATGAGTGA
- a CDS encoding methionine synthase produces MSANENKDQFRPENHETDHFLLTTVVGSYPKPKWLNRAKELYQDPDHSFDEDDYQEAKDDAARLITAEHERAGLDAVVDGEMRRNEMVEFFAHRIEGYEFNGPVKVWGHNYFDKPSVVSEVEYTDSWLVDEYEFTASATNRPVKVPITGPYTLANWSFNEAYEDDDELTLALADLVNEEIEKLVDAGARYIQIDEPALATTPDDHAIVGEALEHIVADIPEEVRIGLHVCYGDYSRIYPEILDYPVDEFDLELANGDYDQLDVFKDPDFTADLALGVTDVHVAEVESVEQIEQNILKGLEVVPPEQLVVSPDCGVKLLPREVAYGKMANMVEAARNVEAKLDAGEIDVERDVPTPADD; encoded by the coding sequence ATGAGCGCAAACGAAAACAAAGACCAGTTCCGACCCGAGAATCACGAAACCGACCACTTCCTGCTGACGACCGTCGTCGGCTCCTACCCGAAGCCCAAGTGGCTCAACCGCGCGAAGGAGCTCTACCAGGACCCCGACCACAGCTTCGACGAGGACGACTACCAGGAGGCCAAAGACGACGCCGCCCGCCTTATCACGGCCGAACACGAGCGCGCCGGCTTGGACGCCGTCGTCGACGGCGAGATGCGCCGAAACGAGATGGTCGAGTTCTTCGCCCACCGGATCGAGGGCTACGAGTTCAACGGCCCGGTCAAAGTCTGGGGGCACAACTACTTCGACAAACCCTCCGTCGTGAGCGAGGTCGAGTACACCGACTCCTGGCTTGTCGACGAGTACGAGTTCACCGCGAGCGCGACCAACCGCCCCGTCAAGGTCCCGATCACGGGTCCCTACACGCTCGCGAACTGGTCGTTTAACGAGGCCTACGAGGACGACGACGAGCTCACCCTGGCGCTTGCGGACCTCGTCAACGAGGAGATCGAGAAACTCGTTGACGCCGGCGCACGCTACATCCAGATCGACGAGCCAGCGCTCGCGACGACGCCCGACGACCACGCGATCGTCGGCGAAGCCTTAGAGCACATCGTCGCCGACATCCCCGAGGAGGTCCGCATCGGCCTCCACGTCTGTTACGGCGACTACTCCCGGATCTACCCCGAGATTCTCGACTACCCCGTCGACGAGTTCGACCTCGAACTCGCCAACGGCGACTACGACCAGCTCGATGTCTTCAAGGATCCCGACTTCACCGCCGACCTCGCGCTGGGCGTCACGGACGTCCACGTCGCCGAGGTCGAGTCCGTCGAGCAGATCGAGCAGAACATCCTGAAGGGCTTAGAGGTCGTCCCGCCGGAACAGCTCGTCGTCTCGCCGGACTGTGGCGTGAAGCTCCTTCCGCGCGAAGTCGCCTACGGCAAGATGGCCAACATGGTCGAGGCCGCCCGTAACGTCGAGGCCAAGCTCGACGCCGGCGAAATCGACGTTGAGCGCGACGTGCCGACGCCTGCCGACGACTGA
- a CDS encoding 5-methyltetrahydropteroyltriglutamate--homocysteine methyltransferase codes for MTEYVSTTPGLFPLPDWAKDDLSDLKGHQKHDLVSGDEGDEITAAYEEARSEVIGVQQDAGLDRIAEGQLRWDDMLAHPLAVHDAVETRGIVRYYDNNNFYREPVVSGDLDFSGDVASELEAAGELVDDDALQAVLPGPYSLADLATDEHYGDEADFLAAIADFLADEVEAFPAVETLFLLEPSLVESAPEDGLDERASEAIDQVAQATDADVVVQPYWGAVEEKVYAHLLDADIDAVGFDFVANQDDNVYNIQEYGTTDDVSLGLADGQNTLVEDPGAIHDRVEWVAEKAPVSEFETVYLTTNTETFYLPYAKFEEKLAALAEAAELANAEVTTA; via the coding sequence ATGACCGAATACGTCTCGACCACGCCGGGACTCTTTCCGCTCCCGGACTGGGCGAAAGACGACCTCTCGGATCTGAAGGGCCACCAGAAACACGACCTCGTCAGCGGCGATGAGGGCGACGAGATCACCGCCGCCTACGAGGAGGCTCGCAGCGAAGTGATCGGCGTCCAGCAGGACGCGGGACTCGACCGCATCGCCGAGGGACAGCTGCGCTGGGACGACATGCTCGCCCACCCGCTGGCCGTCCACGACGCCGTCGAAACTCGTGGCATCGTCCGCTACTACGACAACAACAACTTCTACCGAGAGCCGGTCGTCTCCGGCGATCTCGACTTCTCGGGCGACGTCGCCTCCGAACTCGAGGCTGCGGGCGAACTCGTCGACGACGACGCGCTTCAGGCCGTCCTCCCCGGCCCGTACTCGCTGGCCGACCTCGCGACCGATGAGCACTACGGCGACGAGGCCGACTTTCTCGCCGCGATCGCCGACTTCCTCGCGGACGAGGTCGAGGCCTTCCCCGCCGTCGAGACGCTGTTCTTACTCGAGCCCTCGCTCGTCGAGTCCGCACCCGAGGATGGACTCGACGAGCGCGCAAGCGAGGCGATCGACCAGGTTGCACAGGCGACGGACGCCGACGTCGTCGTCCAGCCCTACTGGGGCGCCGTAGAGGAGAAAGTGTACGCCCACCTCCTCGACGCCGATATCGACGCGGTCGGCTTCGACTTCGTCGCGAATCAGGACGACAACGTCTACAACATTCAGGAGTACGGCACGACCGACGACGTCTCGCTCGGACTGGCCGACGGCCAGAACACGCTCGTCGAGGATCCCGGGGCGATCCACGACCGCGTCGAGTGGGTCGCAGAGAAGGCCCCCGTCTCCGAGTTCGAGACGGTCTACCTGACGACTAACACCGAGACCTTCTACCTGCCATACGCCAAGTTCGAGGAGAAACTCGCCGCCCTCGCCGAGGCGGCCGAGCTCGCGAACGCCGAGGTGACCACCGCATGA
- a CDS encoding class I SAM-dependent methyltransferase — MDERDSDGTETNASLAERRGLETDVYQPAEDSALLAEAACDRLDGGLVLEVGTGSGFVAERVAEETSARVVASDLNPHAVRTAGERDGVEPVRADLLTPFVDGAFDAVLFNPPYLPTDPDHEWDDWMERALSGGEDGRAVIDPFLETVGCVLAPDGVVLLLVSSLTGVEPVVERAGEEGFSAVAVADESFPFETLSVIELRR; from the coding sequence ATGGACGAGCGCGACTCCGACGGGACCGAGACGAACGCCTCACTCGCCGAACGTAGAGGGCTCGAGACCGACGTCTACCAGCCCGCCGAGGATTCGGCGCTGTTAGCCGAGGCCGCCTGCGACCGACTCGACGGCGGGCTCGTCCTGGAGGTCGGAACCGGGTCCGGGTTCGTCGCTGAACGGGTCGCCGAAGAGACGAGTGCGCGCGTCGTCGCCTCGGATCTGAATCCGCACGCGGTCCGCACCGCGGGCGAGCGCGACGGCGTCGAACCCGTGCGAGCGGACCTCCTTACCCCATTTGTCGACGGCGCGTTCGACGCCGTGTTGTTCAACCCGCCGTACCTGCCGACCGATCCCGACCACGAGTGGGACGACTGGATGGAGCGGGCGCTGTCGGGCGGCGAAGATGGCCGGGCCGTCATCGATCCCTTCCTCGAAACCGTCGGGTGCGTCCTCGCTCCCGACGGCGTCGTCCTCCTGTTGGTGAGCAGCCTCACGGGTGTTGAGCCCGTCGTGGAACGGGCCGGCGAAGAGGGGTTCAGCGCGGTTGCGGTCGCCGACGAGTCGTTTCCCTTCGAGACGCTTTCGGTCATCGAGCTGCGGCGGTGA
- a CDS encoding mechanosensitive ion channel family protein: MLEVLTGFDWLGDQFPTTNQRLAVTVVAVGLLVYALLFYRRLRDWLEGRLRPLYADIIVFSLLVTTGVVTAAVVVGVWGQTAELQELYAEIDLGGGDVARIVLSIILFVSTIIASRVARRVINEVLNSANAVTDHQREVTRRLAQVTIWSIAFVAVLGVWVDDLSGLLVGAGLLGAALGMAARQTIGSMIAGFVLMFSRPFEIGDWIAVEEREGIVTDISIFNTRVRSFDGEYIMVPNDLIASSMVTNRSRLGRLRIEVDVGVDYGSDVDRATTLLVETMNDLELAESAPEPAVVTKGFGDSAVLLSARFWIDEPTAQRRAAARTAAVGAIKETFQGEGIKIPYPQRELSGRAEAGGFRISEGGARPESDDGGADGRGRPTEVSMDSNDPDSRAGQAPTPEDR, translated from the coding sequence ATGCTCGAGGTCCTCACGGGGTTTGACTGGTTGGGTGACCAGTTCCCCACGACCAACCAGCGACTCGCGGTGACAGTCGTCGCCGTCGGGCTGCTGGTCTACGCCCTCCTCTTTTACCGGCGGCTGCGCGACTGGCTCGAAGGGCGGCTTCGGCCACTGTATGCCGACATAATCGTCTTTTCGCTGCTCGTCACAACCGGCGTGGTCACCGCTGCAGTCGTCGTCGGCGTCTGGGGCCAGACCGCCGAACTCCAGGAACTCTACGCCGAGATCGACCTCGGTGGCGGCGACGTCGCGCGAATCGTCCTCTCCATTATCTTGTTCGTCAGCACGATCATCGCCTCGCGGGTCGCCCGCCGCGTGATCAACGAGGTCCTCAACTCGGCGAACGCGGTCACCGACCACCAGCGAGAGGTCACCCGCCGGCTCGCCCAGGTGACGATCTGGTCGATCGCGTTCGTTGCCGTTCTCGGCGTCTGGGTCGACGATTTGAGTGGGCTGCTGGTCGGAGCCGGCCTGCTCGGTGCCGCCCTCGGGATGGCAGCCCGCCAGACGATTGGCTCGATGATCGCTGGCTTCGTCCTCATGTTCTCGCGCCCGTTCGAAATCGGCGACTGGATCGCCGTCGAGGAGCGCGAGGGGATCGTCACCGACATCTCGATTTTCAACACGCGCGTACGGTCGTTCGACGGCGAGTACATCATGGTTCCCAACGACCTCATCGCCTCCAGTATGGTGACGAACCGCTCCCGGCTCGGTCGGCTGCGGATCGAAGTCGACGTCGGCGTCGACTACGGTAGCGACGTCGACCGCGCGACTACCCTCCTCGTAGAGACGATGAACGACCTCGAACTGGCGGAGTCGGCACCCGAGCCCGCCGTCGTCACGAAGGGCTTTGGCGACTCGGCGGTCCTGCTCAGCGCGCGCTTCTGGATCGACGAGCCGACTGCCCAGCGCCGGGCCGCAGCCAGGACCGCTGCCGTCGGCGCCATCAAGGAGACGTTCCAGGGTGAGGGGATCAAAATCCCGTACCCCCAGCGCGAACTCTCTGGTCGGGCCGAAGCCGGCGGCTTCCGGATCTCGGAGGGAGGCGCCAGACCGGAGTCCGACGATGGCGGGGCGGACGGTCGGGGCCGACCGACCGAAGTATCGATGGATTCGAACGACCCCGACTCACGAGCGGGACAGGCACCCACTCCGGAGGACAGGTAG
- the rsmA gene encoding 16S rRNA (adenine(1518)-N(6)/adenine(1519)-N(6))-dimethyltransferase RsmA: protein MRDPDGLLARAGVRGNPDRDQHFLIDDRVLDRLPTYLDGVDASYTDATDAADPATAADPVGAADSADDAPPSESPTGTDTSHLLEIGGGTGALTDRLLAVGDRVTVVERDPELGAFLRREFADEIDAERLTVLEGDALEIDLPDFSASVSNLPYGVSSEITFRLLPKKRPLVLMFQQEFAERMVAEPGTSEYGRLSVSTQHYADVEIVETIPKEAFSPPPAVESAVVRTYPREPEYAVGDEAFFLRFVKALFTQRRKTIRNAIRNTAHISELAEPEAVVEAVDEDLLRKRAGAVTPAEFARMADIAADVGR from the coding sequence ATGAGAGATCCAGACGGCCTCCTCGCCAGGGCCGGCGTTCGCGGCAACCCCGACCGCGACCAGCACTTTCTGATCGACGACCGAGTGCTCGACCGGCTGCCGACCTATCTCGACGGCGTCGACGCGTCGTACACTGATGCGACCGACGCCGCCGATCCCGCTACTGCTGCTGATCCAGTCGGCGCCGCCGACTCAGCCGACGACGCTCCACCCTCGGAATCGCCTACGGGAACCGACACGTCCCACCTGCTCGAGATCGGCGGCGGTACCGGCGCGCTCACCGACCGCCTGCTCGCGGTCGGCGATCGGGTGACTGTCGTCGAGCGCGACCCCGAACTCGGCGCATTCTTGCGCCGCGAGTTCGCCGACGAGATCGACGCCGAGCGCCTGACCGTACTCGAGGGTGACGCCCTCGAAATTGACCTGCCCGACTTCTCGGCGTCGGTTTCGAACCTCCCCTACGGCGTCTCGAGCGAGATCACGTTCCGGCTCCTGCCAAAAAAACGCCCGCTCGTGTTGATGTTCCAGCAGGAGTTCGCCGAGCGAATGGTCGCCGAGCCCGGAACCAGTGAGTACGGTCGGCTCTCGGTCTCGACCCAGCACTACGCCGATGTCGAGATCGTCGAGACGATCCCGAAGGAGGCCTTTTCGCCCCCGCCGGCCGTCGAGAGCGCCGTCGTCCGGACCTACCCGCGAGAGCCCGAGTACGCGGTCGGCGACGAGGCGTTTTTCCTCCGGTTCGTGAAGGCGCTCTTTACCCAGCGTCGGAAGACGATCCGCAACGCGATCCGGAACACCGCTCACATCTCGGAGTTGGCAGAGCCCGAGGCGGTCGTCGAGGCCGTCGACGAGGACCTGCTGCGCAAGCGCGCAGGTGCCGTCACACCCGCGGAGTTCGCCCGGATGGCCGATATCGCGGCCGACGTCGGGCGGTGA
- a CDS encoding DUF655 domain-containing protein, translating into MSEDDSDDADVRDAVVLDYLAHGLSGAGRQQYATSPAGYAVAVDDFELYQVAFDEEERLTVGSRVVIEPREERTVVTDARPTEYADLSSGAQSELEYVVADVVEEAESRFVDFYNDAQPITLRLHQLNLLPGIGKKLRNGILEERKRKPFESFEELEERVSGLHDPDEILAERILEELRDEDLKYKAFVGQSPE; encoded by the coding sequence ATGAGCGAAGACGACAGCGACGACGCGGACGTTCGAGACGCAGTCGTGTTGGACTACCTTGCACACGGTCTCTCCGGCGCCGGGCGTCAGCAGTACGCCACATCGCCCGCGGGCTACGCGGTCGCCGTCGACGACTTCGAACTCTACCAGGTCGCCTTCGACGAGGAGGAACGACTGACCGTCGGTAGCCGCGTCGTTATCGAGCCCCGCGAGGAGCGGACGGTCGTCACCGACGCCCGTCCCACCGAGTACGCCGATCTCTCCTCGGGGGCCCAGTCAGAGCTCGAGTACGTCGTCGCCGACGTCGTCGAGGAAGCCGAGTCGCGGTTCGTCGACTTCTACAACGACGCCCAGCCGATCACGCTCCGGCTTCACCAGCTGAATCTCTTGCCAGGGATCGGGAAGAAGCTCCGTAACGGCATCTTAGAGGAGCGAAAGCGAAAGCCCTTCGAGAGCTTCGAGGAGTTAGAAGAGCGCGTTTCGGGACTGCACGACCCCGACGAAATCCTCGCCGAGCGTATCTTAGAGGAGCTTCGCGACGAGGACTTAAAGTACAAGGCGTTCGTCGGCCAGTCGCCGGAGTGA